From the bacterium genome, the window TTACTCATTAAAATAATAGCCTATTTGATAATATTACAGCTAAAAACCAAAAGGGCTTTTTCAAAATTCACTATTACTCAGATTACAAGAAAAATAAATCGGGAATGCAACTTGCAAACCCTTATCCTAGAGCATTTTCATTTGGCATCCTTCATAACCTAAACAATCTCGTACTAATATGCCACTTTTGGAATTATCAGATTTAATATTTGATTTTTTTTATTGCCTTACAAGTATTTTTGCATTTTGCTTTGTCCTTTTGATTTTTACATTTTGATATTTGCATTAAACTCCTTGTGGAATATTTCGCACCGGTATCCTCTTGTTTAACAAAGAGTTACTTCTCAAATCAACGCAATTTGGAACACGCTAAACACGTACCCTGTTACTGATAACCTGATTTCCTACCACTGTAATATATATTGCTGATTCTTTTATCCCATCAATTTCAAGTGTCTGGTTGATTGGGTCGTCGAAAAAGGCGCCTACAGCACAAATGCCTAATCCCATTGAGATGGCAGATAGATAGAGATTTTCAGCAATATGTCCGGCTTCAATCAATGCATAACGGTAGGCACGATGATGATATTTCGATTTTGTCCTGGCAAATATAGCGGTCATAATAAATGCTACCGCAGATTTTCCAACAAACTCTTGTCCTAAACAGTGTTGTGAAAGTTTCTGACGATAGTCTCCCTGTTTTAGTAATTCTAATAAATGGTTTTCAATAGAATAATGGTATATTCCAGGTTTTATACCTTCAACCAGATAAATAACAGGATAAATTTCTATGGGATAAAGTGCCCCGGCAGAAGGTGCGGCTCGTAATCCCTGTGAGCCTTTTCCTTGCGTTATCCCACTGGCATAATAAAGCAAGCAAGATAATTCTTTTAATGAAATCGGTTTTTGAATAAAATTTCGTCTCGACCTCCTTCTAATAATCGCCTCTTCAACCGATATTCCCCGATATTTAAAATCCTGTGGTAATTTAATCTTTTCTGCCTCTATGTATTTTTTGAATAAAGGTGGGGTATGTTTATTAGTCTCTCTACCTAAAAGTATATTGAGTAATGTATGTCTACTTTCCTGGTGATATTGTTCTGCAATATCCAGATTAGGTGCGGAAGTAGCCTCTGGCGGCGCGAACCATTTATTAAAAAATGGGACACTTAAACTTAAAAGTCCAATTTTACTCAGGAAATTGCGTCTGGAAAGCAATCTTATCCCTTCCTTTTTAATAATTTATGCCAATTAAAATAAGTATGCCCAAGCACAAAAAATATCGTCAAATAAGCACTATATTTGTGATAAATGAATTGATGTAAGTCTAAATTTACCTGTATCAAACCCGTAATAACAGTTGTAAGGAAAAAGAATATCATAAGAATTGTCCAGAAAAATTTTATCCTTGACATCGTTAGCCTGAATTTTATGATAACATTCTATTTTAATGTTGTCAAGTAAATTTTGCCTGGTACAGAAATCTTCTGTTGGGGAGCGTTCACAATTTGGGACTTGTGGTTAGTTTATAGATTTTTCAAGAAGATTTTGCCATTTTACCCCATTTTTCTACCCCTTTTGTGTCGTTTGACATTTTTAGCCTATTTAGAGACGCTGACAAACTATTATAATCCTCTACCCAATCTATCATTAGCCATTCAACCCATCCCATCCCTGTTAAATGCCACCCACCGCCGATTAATCATTTGCCGAGATAATTCAAAAAGGCTACCCACTTCTGCCTGGGTAAAAAGTTTTCTCCCGGATAAATCCCTAAGTTCAAGAAGCCTTATTATCTCTACCTCTTTCGAGTCTTCATCTGTAATCTCTATCATATGAGGGATATAGATGGTTATAACCATTTTGTTTTCTTTGGTTATAACCTTTATTTTATCCTCAATATTCTTTTCCTCAAGTTTTTCTATAGAATTGCCGATATGTATATTAGATTTCATGGGCTTAAATTCCTCCTTTTTATTAGAATCTCTACTAATAATATCGGAAATTTAAGCCCTTCTTTTTAATATTTTTTTCTCCCGCAAATCCCTGCAAAATGTCAAACTAATTTTTTCGCCTACTTCCAATTTTTAGTCCCAAATTCTGAACGGTCTCTGTGAAATAGAAGGACAAATATCCCCCAATTAGGGTGAGAAAAAGAATAAACAGCTCGCTCCTATGGAGCTAATTTGTTATGAGGGAGATAATCTTTCTACAAACATATCGCTCCTCTGGAGCTAATATGAATAAAGCTCCGTAGGAGCAATCTGTTTGTAGTATTTCTTTGAACATTCTACATTCTACATTCAATATTTTGTAAGTGTTCCGAAATCTCAATCAATATTAGTAACTCAAGACCTAAACGGTTACGAATATCTGTTTCTTGCATTTTATTTAAACCTATTTCACAGGTCGAATTTTTTTGTTGACACAGGATAAGATTTCTGTTAATATATCTTCAGAATGTGCAAAAATGGATATGACAGTCAAAACACTCAAAATACAATTTCCTATCAGTCAAGA encodes:
- a CDS encoding SagB/ThcOx family dehydrogenase, translated to MLSRRNFLSKIGLLSLSVPFFNKWFAPPEATSAPNLDIAEQYHQESRHTLLNILLGRETNKHTPPLFKKYIEAEKIKLPQDFKYRGISVEEAIIRRRSRRNFIQKPISLKELSCLLYYASGITQGKGSQGLRAAPSAGALYPIEIYPVIYLVEGIKPGIYHYSIENHLLELLKQGDYRQKLSQHCLGQEFVGKSAVAFIMTAIFARTKSKYHHRAYRYALIEAGHIAENLYLSAISMGLGICAVGAFFDDPINQTLEIDGIKESAIYITVVGNQVISNRVRV